The Geoalkalibacter sp. genomic sequence GTCGTGAACGACCCAAACCAACAGATTTTTTCTTTTGCATTCAGGAGGCCAAAGTGAGTAAGAGCGTTAAGACTTTGATTGCAGCGGCGGCGATTCTGGCTGTCGCCGCGCCCGCCATGGCGGAGTTCAAGTTCAGCGGTGAATTCCGCGCCCAAGGGTATCATCAGACGGCCCAGGACAAGGAAAGCAACGATGCCCGTTCCCTCAACGTCATTGACCAGCGTTTCCGTCCCAAGCTCGACTACAAGATAAACGACTACATCAGCCTGACTTACTTCGCTGAAATCGATACTCTGTGGGGTGAGCAATCCGGTGCGGCTACTGGGCAAGGTGGGCGTGTGGGGGCGGACGGCGTCAATGTTGAAACCAAAAACGTCTATGTTGATTTCAAGCTGCCCCAGACTGCCAGCAAGCTGCGTCTCGGTGTCCAGGGCTTCAAGGATTCCTTTGACGGCGTCGTGGTGTTTGATGACATGGCCGCCGCGAACCTGAGCGGTAAGCTCGGACCCCTGGATTACCAGGTTATTTACTCCAAGTGGGACGAAGGCATCGGGCGTGATAACACCCCGCGGGGAAGCTCGGCTGCTGCCATCGCAAATGATCGGCGCGTGCGTTGGAACGATGTTGATTTTTACGGTGCTGATCTGTCGCACAAGTATGGTGATTTTGCCAAGGCCGGTCTTGCTGTTTATTACTATGACAACAATAGCGGCAATGCAATGCCCGCCTTCCCTCAAGCAGGTATCGGTGCGAACTCCCTTGGCGAAGGTCCTAATGTTGACGCCGAAATTTGGTGGATGGGCCTCTACGGCGACTATCGCTTCGGCAACTTCGCTCTGAATGGCTGGGCGCTCTATCAGACGGGTGAAGTTCTTCAGACCGCCGCGACCAACACCTATGTCGACACCCGTACCTGGGCCGCCAGCGTCAAGGGCCGCATGGTTATCCCCAACGGCGACCTCGGTCTGCGTTACATGTACTTCGCCCCCGACGACAGCGCTACCGATCTTGAGCGCTTCTTCATCTCCCAGGGTAACTACGAGTTCGCCGACGAGAACCTCATGATCTTCCTCGTCGACAAGTTCGTCAACAACGTGCCGAAAAACCGCTATGCCATCACCGACGCCGTCGAAGCCGGCTACGGTCTGCATGGCCTGGTCGCCAGCGCCAACCTGAAGAACCTGCCCATGGGCACCTACTCCAACCTTGGCGCCGGTGCGTTCTTCGCCGCCGACAAGAACCCCGACGGCGCTGCCCGCAAAGACAAGGGTACCCTCGGCTATGAAGTCGCCGCTTCCGTCGGCAAGGTGTTCGCCGAGAAGTTCGACCTGAGCCTGCGTGGTTCCTATGCGTTCCTCGGCAAGTTCTACAACACGACTGCCAACAACAACGATCCGGACGACCTCTACACCGTCGCCCTGATGGCACGCGTTCCCTTCTAAGGAATCGCTCAACGATTCTCTGAAAATTTCGATTACGCTCTTATTTGGCCGGGCCTTGCGCCCGGCCTTTTTTTGTGCGCCCGGCGCGCCCAATCCGTGGGTTGAAACCCACGGCTACAGGCCTTCAGTCGCTACGCGACGCAAGAAGGAGAAATATCGAAGCCGCAGAAGGGTGATTTGCGGTTGACTTCAAGGCTTGCCTGACAATTTTCAGTATGTAACATATGACCAATACAGATTTTTTGGAGAATGATCATGCGAACCATTACGGCAACAGAACTGGCGCGCAATCTGCGGCAGGTGCTCGGTCGTCTGGTCATCGAGGGTGAGGAGATCGAGATCGAGCGCAACAATCAGCGCATCGCCCGCCTGGTCCCTGGCCCCGGCAGACAGACCGCCTTGCAAGCCATGGCGGATTTGTATCGGACTCTTTCGCCCGACGCCGCTCGCGATTGGCTTGAATCCGCCCGGGACATGGATGAAAAAGTCGAGCAGGGGGCGCTGTAGAGTGAGAAATATAAAAAGTAATACTGGAGGTTTTATGCGGATAACCAGCAAGGGCCAGGTAACCATTCCTCAGCATGTGCGCAAAAAACTCGGACTGCTGCCCCATACGGAGGTTGAGTTCGTGGTCGAGGGAAATGTCGCCTACCTGAAAAAGGCGAAGGAATCCAACCGTCGCGGCAAGGCCCTGGTGGAAAAGATGCGCGGCCGCGCAACCGTCAAGATGACGACCGATGAAATCATGGCTTTGACCCGCGGGGAACACTGAGATGGCCGTTTTGGTGGACAGTTGCGTATTGCTCGATGTTCTTGAGGACGACCCCGTCTGGTTTACGTGGTCCGCGGAGCGTTTGGCCGAATGCGCGGAAAGTTCACCCTTGATTATTAACCCCGTCATCTATTCAGAAGTTTCTATCGGCTTTGAGCGCATCGAGGATCTTGATGCCGTGTTGCCCTAGGAGGCATTTGAACGCCGCGCTATTCCCTGGGAAGCTGCTTTTTTGGCGGGAAAATGTTTTGTCGCTTACCGCCGCGTCGGCGGCACCCGCCGATCCCCTCTTCCGGATTTCTTCATTGGCGCCCATGCCGCCGTCGAAGGTTTGACGCTGCTGACCCGCGACACCGCTCGGTATCGCACCTTCTTCCCGCGTTTGTCGCTCATCGCTCCCTGAGGGAGGTTGTTTAATTGTTCAACAAGGCTATGCTCTCCTCCTTTTCCTGAAGCATTTTCAGATTTTTCTCCCATTAAAATCAGGTTTTTCCTGATAGGCAAAGTCCGCGAAATCATTTAATGTCTACAGCGTTTCGCGGCACCTGTTCGATGTCGGCGTCTGGAGGGGGAGCGCCTGCGTGTATCGATCGACCAGGAGGGGGCCGGTTTTTTGCGAACCGGGGAAGAATAAGCCGTGACTGCATTGGGCCTGGCTGGATCTCTCCGGCCGGGCTTTTTTTTCTTGTCAAAACCAATCCACCAGCTCCAGCCCTTTGATGCGACCGAATTCCTTGAGATTGTGAGTGACAAGCGTCGCCCGGTTTGCCAGCGCGGTGCCGGCGATGAGGCAATCCAGGGGTCCGATGGGTTGCCCTTGGGATTCAAGTTCGGCGCGGATCCTTGCGCTGGCCTGGGCGGCCCGAGTGTCGAAAGGAAGAATTTCGACGAATTCGAGAAATTGCTGAAGCTGAGACCGACGTTTCGCGGGGGCGGGTGATTTGGCGATGCCCACTTCAAGTTCGAACAGCACGACGGCTGGTATGCCGATGTCCTGCGGCGCGACGGCAAGCAGATGCTCAGCGACACGGCCTTTGCCCTTGAAAAAGTAGATCAGCGCGTTGGTGTCGAGGGTAAACATCAGAAGGTTTCCCTCGGCACGTCGTTTCCCGTCGCGCGGCGAAGGGTCTCAGGTTCGGGGAAGTCCCCCCAGGCGCCGGCAAGTTCAGCAACGGCCTCGGGCCAAACGGTGGCTGTCTGTTTCCTGATCAGTTCGGCCACCCACTTGCTTTGCGAAATTCCATTGCGTTTGGCAGCCTCGCGCAAGTGTTTCTCGGTCTCGGCGTCGAGATAGATCGTTATCTGCCCCATGACCTCGTCTCCCTGAAGGATGTTGGAATAATTATATGTGCAATTATATTCATGCCGTTACGGGACCGCAAGGGGCAGGCCGGGTCTCTCCTCCTTTTCCTGAGGCATTTTCAGGTTTTTCCTTCATTAAAATCAGGTTTTTCCTGATAGT encodes the following:
- a CDS encoding AbrB/MazE/SpoVT family DNA-binding domain-containing protein; translation: MRITSKGQVTIPQHVRKKLGLLPHTEVEFVVEGNVAYLKKAKESNRRGKALVEKMRGRATVKMTTDEIMALTRGEH
- a CDS encoding type II toxin-antitoxin system VapC family toxin produces the protein MMFTLDTNALIYFFKGKGRVAEHLLAVAPQDIGIPAVVLFELEVGIAKSPAPAKRRSQLQQFLEFVEILPFDTRAAQASARIRAELESQGQPIGPLDCLIAGTALANRATLVTHNLKEFGRIKGLELVDWF